A genomic segment from Micropterus dolomieu isolate WLL.071019.BEF.003 ecotype Adirondacks linkage group LG03, ASM2129224v1, whole genome shotgun sequence encodes:
- the smpdl3b gene encoding acid sphingomyelinase-like phosphodiesterase 3b isoform X2, whose protein sequence is MKDILPDPDFIVWTGDDTPHVPNEDLGEEAVLHIISNLTHMIHQVFPNTKVYSALGNHDYHPKSQLPAGPSYIYDKTAEMWRDWLAPESQETFKKGGYYTEKLLNRTGFRMLVLNTNLYYDQNKLTQDIDDPAGQFSWADRVLTEAGNNKEKVYIIGHVPPGSFEKKRNKPWFTRKFNQQYLDLIQKHHSVILGQFFGHHHTDSFRMFYNSEGSPISTMFLSPGVTPWKTTLPGVVDGANNPGIRVFEYDTQTLLVKDIVTYYLNLTHANAARARWEKEYRLTESFRVPDASAASMHQVLERVANDRCYLQKYYEFNSVSYDLTECDSDCRVDHVCAAREVDFDRYERCLEKEGAAAIYGGLLLVPSVAVSLVLSNR, encoded by the exons ATGAAGGATATTCTACCAGACCCGGACTTCATCGTATGGACAGG AGATGACACACCACATGTACCCAATGAGGATCTGGGAGAAGAAGCAGTGCTCCACATTATCAGCAACCTTACCCACATGATACATCAGGTGTTTCCAA ACACTAAAGTGTACTCTGCCCTTGGCAACCATGACTACCACCCTAAGAGCCAGCTTCCTGCAGGTCCAAGCTACATCTATGacaaaacagcagaaatgtGGCGGGACTGGTTGGCTCCAGAGTCccaagaaacatttaaaaaag GTGGATATTAcacagaaaagctgctgaatcGAACCGGTTTCAGGATGCTGGTTCTCAACACTAATCTCTACTATGACCAGAACAAGCTGACCCAGGACATAGATGACCCAGCGGGTCAGTTTAGCTGGGCGGACCGGGTTCTTACAGAGGCCGgcaacaacaaagaaaag GTGTACATCATTGGCCACGTTCCCCCAGGTTCCTTTGAGAAGAAGAGAAATAAGCCATGGTTCACACGTAAATTCAACCAGCAATACTTGGATTTAATTCAAAAGCATCATTCAGTCATACTTGGACAGTTCTTTGGCCATCATCATACTGACAGCTTCCGAATGTTCTATAACTCCGAGG GCTCTCCTATCAGCACAATGTTCCTCAGCCCAGGTGTCACACCGTGGAAGACAACGCTTCCTGGAGTCGTGGACGGAGCCAACAACCCTGGGATTCGTGTCTTTGAATATGACACCCAAACACTCCTGGTCAAA GATATAGTGACTTATTATCTAAACCTGACTCACGCTAATGCAGCCCGCGCACGCTGGGAGAAGGAGTATCGCCTCACAGAGAGCTTCAGAGTGCCAGACGCCTCCGCAGCCTCCATGCATCAGGTTCTGGAGCGCGTTGCTAATGACCGTTGCTACCTACAGAAGTACTATGAGTTCAACTCTGTTAGCTATGACCTGACAGAGTGTGACAGTGACTGCCGCGTCGACCACGTGTGTGCAGCCAGAGAGGTAGACTTTGACAGGTATGAACGCTGTCTGGAGAAAGAAGGGGCAGCTGCCATTTATGGTGGTTTGCTGTTGGTCCCCTCTGTGGCTGTAAGTCTGGTGTTGTCCAATCGGTAA
- the smpdl3b gene encoding acid sphingomyelinase-like phosphodiesterase 3b isoform X1 — MDLPLKPGLDFCRMFSFLKELNMSTVTLLLSCLLYREVLALSGNFWHITDLHWDPTYKSTAIPELVCASSGKRPAANAGEFGHYACDSPWHLINSSVYAMKDILPDPDFIVWTGDDTPHVPNEDLGEEAVLHIISNLTHMIHQVFPNTKVYSALGNHDYHPKSQLPAGPSYIYDKTAEMWRDWLAPESQETFKKGGYYTEKLLNRTGFRMLVLNTNLYYDQNKLTQDIDDPAGQFSWADRVLTEAGNNKEKVYIIGHVPPGSFEKKRNKPWFTRKFNQQYLDLIQKHHSVILGQFFGHHHTDSFRMFYNSEGSPISTMFLSPGVTPWKTTLPGVVDGANNPGIRVFEYDTQTLLVKDIVTYYLNLTHANAARARWEKEYRLTESFRVPDASAASMHQVLERVANDRCYLQKYYEFNSVSYDLTECDSDCRVDHVCAAREVDFDRYERCLEKEGAAAIYGGLLLVPSVAVSLVLSNR; from the exons ATGGACTTACCTCTCAAACCTGGACTTGACTTTTGTcggatgttttcttttctcaaaGAGTTGAACATGTCCACAGTAACGCTGCTCCTATCTTGTCTGCTTTACAGAGAAGTCCTTGCGCTGTCAG GAAACTTCTGGCACATCACGGATCTGCACTGGGATCCGACTTACAAATCGACCGCTATTCCTGAACTTGTGTGTGCATCAAGCGGCAAACGACCTGCAGCCAATGCGGGGGAATTTGGACACTATGCTTGTGACTCGCCATGGCACCTTATAAACTCGTCTGTGTATGCCATGAAGGATATTCTACCAGACCCGGACTTCATCGTATGGACAGG AGATGACACACCACATGTACCCAATGAGGATCTGGGAGAAGAAGCAGTGCTCCACATTATCAGCAACCTTACCCACATGATACATCAGGTGTTTCCAA ACACTAAAGTGTACTCTGCCCTTGGCAACCATGACTACCACCCTAAGAGCCAGCTTCCTGCAGGTCCAAGCTACATCTATGacaaaacagcagaaatgtGGCGGGACTGGTTGGCTCCAGAGTCccaagaaacatttaaaaaag GTGGATATTAcacagaaaagctgctgaatcGAACCGGTTTCAGGATGCTGGTTCTCAACACTAATCTCTACTATGACCAGAACAAGCTGACCCAGGACATAGATGACCCAGCGGGTCAGTTTAGCTGGGCGGACCGGGTTCTTACAGAGGCCGgcaacaacaaagaaaag GTGTACATCATTGGCCACGTTCCCCCAGGTTCCTTTGAGAAGAAGAGAAATAAGCCATGGTTCACACGTAAATTCAACCAGCAATACTTGGATTTAATTCAAAAGCATCATTCAGTCATACTTGGACAGTTCTTTGGCCATCATCATACTGACAGCTTCCGAATGTTCTATAACTCCGAGG GCTCTCCTATCAGCACAATGTTCCTCAGCCCAGGTGTCACACCGTGGAAGACAACGCTTCCTGGAGTCGTGGACGGAGCCAACAACCCTGGGATTCGTGTCTTTGAATATGACACCCAAACACTCCTGGTCAAA GATATAGTGACTTATTATCTAAACCTGACTCACGCTAATGCAGCCCGCGCACGCTGGGAGAAGGAGTATCGCCTCACAGAGAGCTTCAGAGTGCCAGACGCCTCCGCAGCCTCCATGCATCAGGTTCTGGAGCGCGTTGCTAATGACCGTTGCTACCTACAGAAGTACTATGAGTTCAACTCTGTTAGCTATGACCTGACAGAGTGTGACAGTGACTGCCGCGTCGACCACGTGTGTGCAGCCAGAGAGGTAGACTTTGACAGGTATGAACGCTGTCTGGAGAAAGAAGGGGCAGCTGCCATTTATGGTGGTTTGCTGTTGGTCCCCTCTGTGGCTGTAAGTCTGGTGTTGTCCAATCGGTAA